The genomic interval TTATTTTAAGCATTTTTCCAAATAAAGCTGCAGCTCCACCTATCCTACCGCCTTTTTTAAGGTTATCTAAAGTACCTGGAACAAATATTATCTCTGATTCTTCTATAGTATTTCTAACTATTTTTGAAACCTCATCAAAGTCTTTTCCTTCTTGAGCAGCCTTTGCTCCTTCTAACACACCAATTCCAAGTGCCATTACTGAAGTTTGAGAGTCTATAAGATCAATCTTAACATCAGGATATTTTTCTAAAATCATATCTTTTATTATATGTGATGTTGTGTATGTTCCACTTAATTTAGATGATATAAACGCTGCAACTATATCATGACCATCCTTAGCAAATTTTTCAAAAGCATTATAAAACTCATCCATTGGTGGTTGAGATGAGGTTGGAAGTTTATCACATTTAGCTAATTCATCATAAAAAGCTTCACTATCTATATCAACTTCCTTATAACTTTCTCCATTCATTATAACGCTTAAAGATACTATCTCTACTCCGTACTTTTCTGCTAAATCTTTTGGTATGCAACTAGTGCTATCTGTAATTACTTTAACAGCCATATATTCCTCCTAAAACTTAAATACATTCTTTTAGCTCTTTTAGATTTTCTTATAAAATTAAAAACTATCATATATATATAATTAACTCTAATATTCCATTTAATTATATACTTATTTTTTATTTACATTATAATATTTATCTCTTTTTGTATTTATTTTTATAATCTATTATTCATTTTAACATCTAATTTTAATTTGTAAAACTCTTTTCAATACAATAATTACTTTAATAAACACAATTATGTAAACAAAGCTAAAAATATTTATTTAGAGTTTTCTTTTAAATCCTTTATTATATCTCTAAGTTCAGCAGCTCTTTCAAATTGAAGATTTTTAGCCGCTTCCTTCATTTCTTCCTCATATTGCTCTATAAGTTTTTCTATAGGAATATCTTTCTTAGCTGCCTTTTTAACTTCACTTTCATAATTTTCTTTTTCTTCTGAAACCTTAGTAGCTTCAATTATATCCCTAACTCCTTTTATTACAGTAGTAGGAGTAATATTATGTTCCTCATTATACTCCATCTGAATAACTCTTCTTCTTTCAGTTTCCTTAATAGACTTATCCATAGATTTTGTAATATTATCTGCATACATTATTACTTTACTTTCTGAGTTTCTAGCCGCTCTACCTATGGTTTGTATTAATGAAGTTTCAGATCTTAAGAATCCTTCTTTATCAGCATCTAATATTGCAACTAAAGCTACCTCAGGTATATCTAAACCTTCCCTTAAGAGATTTATACCTATTAATACATCAACCTCTCCAAGTCTAAGTTCTCTTATTATCTTCATTCTTTCTAAGGTATCTATATCTGAATGCATGTATGTAGCTTTAACATTTAAGTCTTTTAAATACTTAGTTAAATCCTCAGCCATTCTCTTTGTAAGAGTTGTTATAAGAACTCTAAATCCTCTTTGTACAGTTCTTTGAATCTCACCATAAAGATCATCAATTTGTCCCTGTATAGGTCTTATTTCAATTACAGGATCTAAAAGTCCTGTAGGTCTTATTATTTGTTCCGCCACAATCTCAGAATGATCTAGTTCATATTCTCCTGGTGTAGCACTTACAAAGACTACTTGATTTATTTTGCTTTCAAATTCACTAAATTTAAGAGGTCTATTATCAAATGCACAAGGTAGTCTAAATCCAAACTCAACTAAAGATGTCTTTCTAGATCTATCCCCAGCATACATTGCCCTAACTTGAGGTAGTGTAACATGGCTTTCATCTATAAACATTAAGAAATCCTCTGGGAAATAATCAAGTAAAGTTTGAGGTGGAGTTCCTGGCATTCTTCCATCTAATATTCTTGAATAGTTCTCTATTCCTTGACAATATCCCATTTCTCTAATCATTTCTATATCATAATTTGTTCTCTGCTTTAACCTTTGTGCCTCTAATATTTTATCCTCAGCTGTAAGAACTTTTAATCTATCTTCAAGTTCATCTTCTATTACCCTTATTGATTTTTCTAAGGTTTCCTCAGAGGCAGCAAAGTGAGATGCTGGAGTTATACTAACATGTTGTCTTTCCCCAATTATATTTCCTGTAAGAACATCAAACTCTCTTATTCTATCTATTTCATCTCCAAAAAATTCAATTCTAATACCCTTAGAAGAGGAAGATGAAGGAATTATATCTAAATTATCTCCTCTTACTCTAAATGTTCCTCTAGCAAAATCTATGTCATTTCTTTCATATTGTATTTCTATAAGTTTCTTAATAACTTCATCCCTATCCTTAATCATACCTGGTCTTAAAGATATTGTAAGCTTTTTATACTCTTCTGGATTACCAAGTCCATATATACAAGAAACTGAAGCAACTATTATTACATCTCTTCTCTCTAAAAGTGCAGAAGTAGCTGAGTGACGAAGTTTATCAATCTCGTCATTAATAGATGCATCCTTCTCTATAAAAGTATCTGTTTGAGGTACATAAGCCTCTGGTTGATAGTAATCATAATATGAAACAAAATATTCTACTATATTATCTGGAAAGAATTCCTTAAATTCAGCACAAAGTTGAGCTGCCAATGTCTTATTATGAGCTAAAATAAGGGTTGGTTTTTGAGTTCTTTCTATGATATTTGCCATAGTGAATGTTTTTCCTGAGCCTGTAACTCCCAAAAGAGTTTGCCCTCTATTACCATTTTCAATAGACTGAACTAAAGTATCTATTGCTTTAGGCTGATCCCCTGTAGGTTTAAATTTTGATTGTATTTTAAATTCTCCCATAATGTTTTCCCTCCTAACTATAAAAGGCTGTATCTTAAAACAATTCTCACCTTAATAGGTGAATCTTAGATACAGCCAAGTTAACCATTATTTATTTTTTACTTCTTCATCCTTACTGGCTTTTTTCAATTTTTCTAAAAATTCATCTATCTCTTTATCAAAGGATATTCCCTTAGGAACTAACACTATGCCAAACTGCTTTCCTCTATCCTCGCCTGTAATTGTATGCTTCTCAATATTTCCATTATTTTTTCTTATTTCAAGATCTAAACCATAAAAATTTCTCTTTATTGCCATAAATACTTCTTTTTCATTCTTAGGGATTTCTTCATTAATTTTAACTATTTTATCTCCACTTCTTAATCCCTTCTTGTATGCAATAGAATTTGGTAAAACATCTAAAATGCATATTTCATCATCATTTGAAAAATATAAAGGCTCTCTAAGAGACTCTAATTTTAGTTCCATTCTTATTCTAAGTTCATATAGTAATGGAATTAAAATAATTAGTGCAATAGTAAAAATAAAGCTTTCTTTTAATAAATAAGCTAATATTATAACTACTATACCATATGCAATATTAATTAATCCAGATGATATGGTCTTACATCTTTTACTTTGAGTAAACGTAGTTCCTTCATATGAAGTTGCTCCATAAGCTGCTAATGTTCCTAAGGCCGCAACACTCATTAGTGCTCTTGCTTTATCTCCATTAAAAAATGGTAACCACTGTGGTAAATCTTTAACTTCATTAATAATTGAATTTCCACTATTAGCTCCTAAAACAACTAATAAGCATAAAGGCAGTGCCCAAAATCTTTTAAAGCCAAATCCACCTACTAACTTTCCATCCTTTTGAGTAAAGATAGGTAAATAACCTTTGTCTCCATCTATCATTGCTAAGATACCCTCAACTATTGAAAAAACACCTATTAATACAATAATTGAAGTTAAATTAATAGAAAAACTAAAGCCCCTTCCAAAGTATTCAGTATTTTTACTTACTAAAACTCCTATAACCCCTAGCAAGGATGCTATATAAGGGAATTTAAGAAATCTATTTTTATATAAAACAGAAAATACTGATACTGTTAAAATAACATCTATTAAAGAACTATTTTCAAAGGTTACTCCTAAAATACTTAGTAATAAACTAGCTATTAGCCCTCCTAATATACCAATTAATATCTGAAGTAAAGTCATCTCAAGAGGAGATTGAATACTCCTCCCAAGCATTAACTTTTGCATAAAAGCTATCTTCCTATTTTTAAAATAAAATATTATAGCTATTACTATTAACATTAAAGACAAGGTAGGACTTACTAATGCATAAGATATACCTCTTATATTTTCTATAAGTAAATTCATTTTAAGTCCTCCAAAAATTTATTTATTTTATCTTTTCTTGTATGATTTCTAAGGCTTTTTCAAATTGAGGATCAGTACTTCTTGAATATGTCTTTTCTTTAAGCTCTTTTGGATATTCAACTGTAACATCTGGTCCTATACCCTTTTTGTGAATATTTTCTCCATTTGGAGTATAGTATTTTGAAATAGTTACCTTTAAAGCTGTACCATCTTTTTCTTGACCTATCTTATCTAAAACAACTTGAACTATTCCTTTACCAAAGGATGTTGTTCCAACTAGAGTTCCTAAATCATAATCTCTAATAGCTCCCGCAACTATTTCTGAGGCAGAAGCAGTACCTCCATCAATTAAAACTACTAAAGGCATTCCCTGTGCGATTCCGCCTTTAGATACACTTTCCTCTTTATTACCATACTTATCTATTGTAGACACTATAACCTTATCCTTTGGAACAAAGTTTGATACTAGGTCTACACATTCTTTCATAAATCCTCCTGGATTTCCTCTTAAATCAAGGATTAACCCCTTCATACCTTTCTCTTCTAAAGCTTTTAATTGAGTTTCAAAGTCTTTAGCTGTTCCCTCATCAAAAGCTAAAACTTCTATATATCCAATATCTCCATCAATCATTTCACTTTTAACGTTAACTGTTTTAATTACATCTCTCATAACATCAACGTCAAATTCGCCTTTACCTTCTCTATATAATGTTAATTTTATATTTTCTTTTGTAGTACCCTTCATCATTGAAACGGCTTTATCCAATTCATTTCCTGAAACTGGTTCTCCATTTACTTTTAAGATAATATCTCCAGTTTTTATTCCTGCTTTTTCAGCTGGCCCTCCTTGAATAGGAGAAATTACTACTATCTTACCATCCTTAACAGCTACTTGAATCCCAATTCCCATGTAGTTTCCTTGACTTTTTTCTTTAAAATCTGAAAATTCTTTTTCATTCATATAATATGTGTATTGATCACCTAAAGATGAAACCATACCCTTTATAGCACCTTCAGCTAATTTACTATCATCAATTTCTCCATCATACCATCTATAAAGCATTTCCCTTACTTCTAATACCTTTTTAAAATTTTCTGTATCATTTACCTTCTCTAATGAAGATTGAACTGCACTTACACTAGTTATAGGTAAAATACCAAAGGCAGTTAATCTATTCCCTGCATATACAGAAACACCAATTATTAAAGTTAAGGCAACACCCATGGCTAAAGCTCTGAATCCTTTTTTCTTCTTAAGATTTTTAATAATATTATTATATTTATTTTTTTCATCCTTATTGCGACTCATAAAAACCCACCCTTTCAAAAAAAAGCTTAAAATACGCTATATTTAAATAGTTTACGTATTTTAAGCTTTTTATATTCTATATTAGATATTAAACGTCTAAGAATTTTCTTAAAGCTATTATACTACCTATTGCACCAATAACAATACCTGCTAGTATAAACTGCCATGACATTGTTGTTAAAACATACATTGGTTGTACAAATTGTGGCATATATAGTGATGATGAAGATACAATTTTTCCATATAAGAAGTTATACCCTGCGAATAATAAAAGTGTTGAAAGAATACCACCTACAAGGCCGATTATAACCCCTTCTATTACGAAAGGCCATCTTATAAACCAGTCGGTTGCTCCAACGAATTTCATTATTCCTACTTCTCTTCTTCTTGAGTAAACTGTTATCTTTATTGTATTTACTATTAGGAATAGTGATACACCTACGAATACTACACCTAAAACTAATCCTACTGTATTAATAACTTTTACAAAGGAGTTTATAGTACCTATAAGCTCTTCGTCATTACCTACATCTTCTACACCAGCCATAAATTTATCATTAGTTTTCATAGCGCTTTCAACGCTTGAAGCTACTTCTGGGCTTTCTAATCTTACTATGTATGAAGCTGGTAATGGGTTATTTTCTTTGCTATATCCAGCTAAAATCTCTTTATTATAATCACTTGAACCTTCCATCTTTGCAAAGGCTTGATCTTTAGATTCAAATTCTACTTCTTTTACCCCTTGAACAGTCTTAAGTTTTGCTTCAACTGCATCCCTTTGCTCTTGTGTTACGTCATCTTTAAGGAAAACCTTAACCTCAACTTTGTCTTGAACATCTGTAACCCCATTTTTAACATTTAAAGCAGTTAATAAAAATGCTCCAAATATAAATAATGTAGTAAGAACAGTTGCTATAGAAGCTATACTTATTGTTCTATTTCTCTTTAAACTTTTGAAAGCATCTGATATGAAATATCCTATAGTACTAAACTTCATATTCATATCCTCCTTTCTGAACATCACTAACTACTTCACCTTTATCTATAGCTATAACCCTCTTTTTCATTGAGTTAACTATTTCTTTAGCATGAGTAGCCATAACTACTGTTGTCCCTGCCTTGTTTATATCATCTATTAATTCCATAATTTCTTTAGCTGTTTCTGGGTCTAAGTTACCTGTTGGTTCGTCAGCTATTAAAACTTTTGGATTATTAACGATAGCTCTTGCTATTGAAACCCTTTGTTGCTCTCCTCCTGATAATTCAGTTGGGAACATTTTATATTTATTAGATAATCCAACTAGTGATAATACCATTGGAACTCTCTTTCTTATTTCTTTTGGTGAAGCCCCTACTACCCTCATTGCAAAGGCAACATTTTCATAAACATTAAGAGTTGGTATTAATCTAAAGTCTTGGAATACCATTCCTATTTTTCTTCTATGATAAGGTATTTGTCTTCTTTTTATTTTAGATAAATCTTCGTTTCCCATAACTATGTTTCCAGTTGATGGTTCAACTTCTTTTAATAACATTTTTATGAAAGTTGACTTACCAGCACCACTCGGTCCAACTAAGAATACAAACTCACCTTTATCAATATTTATATTGACATTTGTAAGTGCTTTGACATTCTTATTATAGACCTTGCTAACATTCCTAAATTCTATCATTGTTAACACTCCTTAATAACTTTTTTCTACTCAACAAATTAAAATCTAAACAAATATTTAGAAAATATATATATAAATTTACCCGATTGCTATCAACACTAATCTATTTTACTATTTTACCCTACTTTTCTACATTAATCTACTTAATTTTTGTTAATATTTCATACCTTAATGTAAAGCATCTTAATTATATCATAACAAAGTTCTACATTTCTACTAAATCAAGAAAACCTTCTCCAAAGACTTCTTTAGAATCATTTACTGTTATAAAGGCTCTTGGATCTATTTCCTTAATTTTCTTCTTAAGACTTATAAACTGTCTTCTATTTACTACTACATAAAGTATTGTTACAGGTTCCTTTGAATATCCTCCAGTACCTTCTATTTTAGTACATCCTCTTTCAATTTCTTTCATTATTACCTGAGAAATCTCTTCACTTTTTTCACTAATTATTAAAAGTTGTTTACATGAGTTAAAACCTTCTATTATTTTGTCAATCAATATTCCCATTATAAAAACACCAATTAATCCAAATAAGGCTTTATCAACTCCAAATACTAGAAGTGCACATACTACAACAACACAATCTGCACATAAAAGTGATTTTCCTATTTCAATATGTAAATACTTATTTAATATTTTAGCTACAATAGCTGTTCCCCCTGTTGAGGAATTTTGGCTAAACACTAATGCTATTCCAAAGGCTCCAACTACGCTACCAAAGATAGTAGCTAAAAGCATATTTTCTGTTACTGCAAAAGTTGGTAAGAAGCTTTCTATTAAACTTATTGTTATGGATAATCCAAAGGCTGCATATATACTACGTCCTCCAAAGCTTCCACCTATAAGCCAAAATGCTAAAGCAAATAATATAACGTTAGCAACATTCATAAACATTCCTTGTGATATACCTGTTATCTTATTAACAACTAAAGCTAAACCTGATACTCCACCAGCAGCAATATCATTAGGATAATAAAAGTATTCTAAAGATATAGCTAAAAGAATTACTCCTAAAGTAATTATTCCATACTCTTTTAATGTTTTCATACTAATCTTCATTTTAAAAACCCCCTCTTAAATAGATTTATATTTAATTTGCTCTCCCCATTTTAAATTAATTATTAATTCATCATTTATATTATTGCCCTCAATTTTTAATATTAACATTTATATTCATATTTTGGCAATAAAATTCAAATTAATACTTTTTTTGTATTTTTATGTATAAAGAAAAAAGCAGCATGAGAAAAATTACTCATGCTGCTTCTTTTTTATATCTTATAGATTATCTTTTTAAGCTCATTGCTTTCTTAGCAGCCTTAACTGCTTCTTCTGAAGTTAATCCATAAGCCTTTAATAATTGGTCTGGTTTACCACTTTCTCCGAATGTATCTTTAACACCAACTCTAACTACTGGTACTGGATATTCTCCTCCAACAACCTCAGCTACAGCTGATCCTAATCCTCCGATTATATTATGCTCTTCTAATGTAACTATTGCTCCAGTTTCTTTAGCAGCTTTTAATATAAGCTCTGAATCTATTGGTTTAATAGTATGAATGTTTATTAATCTAGCGTTAATTCCTTCTTTAGCTAAAGCTTCAACAGCTTCTATAGCTACATCAACCATTATACCTGTTGCAAATAATGTTACATCATTACCTTCTTTTAATTCTATACCTTTTCCAATTTCAAATTTGTACTCTGGTCTATCATTTATTACATTAACTCCTGCTCTTCCTAATCTTACATAGCAAGGTCCATTGTATTCAGCAATAGCTCTTATTGCAGCTTCTGTTTCAACTGCATCTGATGGGCATATTACTGTCATGTTTGGTATACTTCTCATTAAAGATAAATCTTCTATAGCTTGGTGTGATGCTCCATCTTCACCAACTGTTAAACCAGCATGAGTAGCACATATTTTTACATTTAATCTTGGGTAACATATTGAGTTTCTTATTTGCTCAAATGCTCTTCCAGCAGCAAACATAGCAAATGTACTAGCAAATGGAATTTTTCCACAAGTTGATAAACCTGCTGCTACTGACATCATATTTCCTTCTGCAATACCCATATTTATGAATCTTTCTGGACATGCTTTTTTGAAATCAGCAGTTTTAGTTGATTTTGAAAGGTCTGCGTCTAAAACTACTATGTTCTTATTTTCGTTAGCTAAAGCAGCTAATGCTTTTCCGTATGCTTCTCTAGTTGCTATTTTTTTCGCCATTAGTTGTCCCCTCCGATCTCTTTTATAGCTTGCTCACATTGCTCTTTAGTTGGAGCTGTTCCATGCCAAGCTGCTTCATTTTCCATAAATGAAACACCTTTACCTTTTACTGTGTTACAAACTATGCAAGTTGGTGCTCCTTTTGTACTCTTAGCTTTTTGTATAGCATTTATTATTTCTTCATAATCATGTCCGTTTATAACTATTACATTCCATCCGAAAGCTTCGAATTTCTTGTCTATTGGACATGGACTCATTACTTCTTTAATGTCACCATCTATTTGTAATCCATTGAAGTCAACGAAAGCAGTTAAGTTGTCTAGTCTGTAGTGAGCTGCTGACATAGCTGCTTCCCAAACTTGACCTTCTTCTAACTCTCCATCTCCTAAAATAGTAAATACTCTGTAATCTTTGTTGTCTAATTTACCAGCTAATGCCATACCTACAGCCGCTGATATACCTTGACCTAAAGAACCAGTTGACATATCGATTCCTGGTAAGTCGTTCATATTTGGATGTCCTTGAAGGTTTGAACCAAATTTTCTTAATGTTGTTAATTCTGCTGGATCAAAATATCCTCTTCTTGCTAAAGCACTATATAATACTGGTGCTGCATGTCCTTTTGATAAAACGAATCTATCTCTATTTGGATCCTTTGGATTTTTTGGATCAATATTCATTTCATCGAAGTATAAAATTGTTACTATATCTGCTATTGATAAAGATCCACCTGGATGTCCTGATGCTGACTCAGTAAGCATAGTTACTATGTCTTTTCTTATAACCTTAGACATGCTTTTTAACTCTTGTATCTTGTTGCTCATAATGACCTCCTGTACATTTATGTAAACTTTTTTAAAATATTGTTTTACCTTTTTGCCAAGTTCATTCTATCACAAAAAATTGATTTTTCATATAGTAATTTTTTATTTATGCTAATCTTTTTGTGCTTTTTGCTTTCATTAAGAGTACTCTAATACCCTATTAGACTACTCTATTTCTCTTTGATTTTTATGGCTTAAACTGATCTTTTTAATATTAAAGACTATAATAGTATATCCTGGATAAATTTTTATATGAAAAAGTTTTAATTAGAGTATCACATTTATAGCTTTAATACTATACAGAAATTATATCGATTACAGTTAATTATTTTTTTAAATTTTATATATTATTAGCTAAAAAATATTGAAAAATTCCTTTTTAAGAGTAAAAAATTAAGGCTATGATTAAATATTTAATCATAGCCTAAGTTATCTAATTATTGTAAATTTAAACTTATTAACAAAGATTTATTTACTTTTTTCATATCATCCTCTGTCATATGTCCAATTTTCTCTTTTAATCTCTTCTTATCTAAAGTTCTTATTTGTTCTAAAAGAACAACAGAATCTCTATTTAACCCATATTCCTCAGAAGAAATTTCTACATGTGTAGGCAATTTTGCCTTATTTATTTGTGAAGTTATAGCCGCAACAATTACAGTTGGACTATACCTATTTCCTATATCATTTTGTATTATTATGACTGGTCTTATTCCCCCTTGCTCTGATCCAACAACTGGACTAAGGTCAGCATAAAATATATCCCCTCTTTTTACATTCAAACTAGCCATTTATATCACACTCCGCAAAGCCATGTCTCATATTCTATTTGATCAAAGTATTCTACAGAAGTTCCTTCTTCAGCATATTGTGAATTTATTAAAGCCATAGCCTTATATCCTTCCTTCATTGCTTCGTAAAAGTCGTCTTCTTTTTTGTCCTCACTATATGTTATTATATTTCTTCCTTTTAATTGACTAAAATTTTCGATTTTCTTTTCTTTTTTTGAATCTTGTTTATTAATCTTTGATACTGACATGTACATCACTCCTAAATGCAAAAAGAGTTATAAAATTATGTATAGATTATATTACAAAATATGCCACCTTGTCAAAGATTTCATCTTATGCAAATGATATTTTTTGACATAATATTTATTATTAAATTTGTTTACTATTATTTTTTCTTAATAAAATATATTAAATATGTAGAATTATACTTAAATATAAATAATTTACAACATTTAATATTGTGATTGCTAAAAAAGCAATCACAATATTAATTTTAATTTTTAACTTTACTAAAGTTATTAAACTTTATAGAAACACTTTCTGAATCATCCCTATCATAAATTGTAGCTTCTTTAGGAACTTTTTTCTTTGCATCTATAATCATTACTTCTCTTGAAAAATTTTCATTCCCATTTAAATTTTTAAACTCTAGTATTATTTCAGACTTCTCATTTTCATCATTCCACTTGTAAGTAAATTCATGTTCTTCATTACATAAATCCTTTAATTCATTTATGAACATAAATCTATAGAACTGATCATAGTCTCTTCCAACTTCATAAGTCTTTTCATCTTTAACGTAGTTTATTATTATTTTGTCCTTTTCAAATAATTGTTCTCTATCATCTAAAACAATTTTTGTGCCAACTTCTTCGTCATAATAAATTCTACCTTTTTCTTGGAACTGACCTCTAGAATTTTTAACATC from Clostridium perfringens carries:
- a CDS encoding germination lipoprotein GerS-related protein is translated as MKGKRNAILIILLIIILGVIGGLAIYQRTYNLTPEDILEDMFSIESYETEIIYDVKNSRGQFQEKGRIYYDEEVGTKIVLDDREQLFEKDKIIINYVKDEKTYEVGRDYDQFYRFMFINELKDLCNEEHEFTYKWNDENEKSEIILEFKNLNGNENFSREVMIIDAKKKVPKEATIYDRDDSESVSIKFNNFSKVKN